The genomic interval TGTCTCCGGTTCCGTCTTCGTTGCCGTCTCCGGTCTCTCCGCTGCCGGAGTTATCCCCGGAGCCGTCTCCCTCCTCTCCCGTGCCGGGATCGGAGTTTTCGGTCAGGGCGACGTCGGCTTCGACCCGGGTGACGGGGTAGCGGGCCGTGTAGAATACGCCGGTCCGGGATTCTCCGCACGCTGCCGTGAGCAGCGCCGCGCACAGGGCGCACAATAGATAGAACAGCCGTTTCATGCGTTTCTGTTTTTCATAATCCCCGGTCTTCGTCGATCAGCACCACCAGCACGCGCCCTGCCGGGTGGCAGCGCAGCATCTCCATCCGGGTATTGCAAATGCGGTCGGGGGAGTTGCAGTCCATGCAGACCCCGGTTTTGGCGCACGGTGTGCGGAATCCGGGGTGGCGGGCTATGTTTTGCGGCGCGGCGATGCGCCGGATGCGTTCTTCGGCCTCTCTGCGGTCGGCCACGATTTTGTTGCGTCCCGCCACGAGGAGCACCTTGCGGGGACCGAACGCCACCGGGGCGATGCGGTTGCCTACCATGTCGAGCCAATGGAGCGTGCCCTCTTCGGTCACGGCGTTGATTCCCGTTACGAAAAGGTCCGACAGCAGGGCCTGCCGCCGGATTTCGAGTCTTTCGGGCCGGGGCATCGAGGCGTCGAATCCGTCGAGCAGCCTCCACCGCCCGTCCCGGCGCAGCCATTCTACGATTCCCGTGTCGCGCATCGTCATTGAATCGCCGAACGATACGAGTTCCGGCATCTCGGCCTCGACCGCCGCGCGCAGCCTTTCGAACGCCTCCTGCGCGTCCTTCGTCACGACCGCTTCGAAGCCGTGGCGGCGCAGCGCTTCGGCGCAGCGTGCGAGCCGTGCCGTCTGGTCCGCCGTATCGTTTCGTTCCGTCTTTGTCGTCTGGTTCGTCTGCATCGTGTTTTGCTTTGTGTGTCGTCGTGTGAAACTTCCGTTTGTCCTCAGCGCAGCTTCCGCTTCACGACCGCCGGATTTCCCGCGGCCAGCGAGTCCTCGGGAATGTCGTGCACGACGACGCTCCCTGCGCCGATGATCGAGCGGGCGCCGATCCGGACGCCCGGGCAGACCGTGACGCCGGCTCCCAGCCAGCAGTCCTCGCCGATCGTGATCGGGAGGCCCGTTTCGACGGGTTTGCGGCGCTCTTCGAAGTCTATCGGATGCTGCGGCGTGCAGATACGGCAGCCGGGGCCGATGAGCGTGTGGTCGCCGACCGTGATGCCGCCGCAGTCGAGAAACGTGCAGCCGGCGTTGATAAAGACGCCTTCGCCCAATTGAATCCGATGACCGTGGTCGCAGTAGAACGGCGGCATGATCCGGGCAGTGGGATGGCGATGGGGGATTAGCGCTGAGAGCGCTTCGTCGTAGGCTTTGCCGTCGTCGAATGACACGGCGTTGAAATGTGCCTGGTTCACCCGCCTTCGGCGAAGGCTTTCTGCCACATCGGGCGCTGTGAAATCGAACGGCTCGCCTGCGAGCATCTTTTCCATTTCGGTCATGATGTCGTTCCTATTTGATGAAGAACCGGTATATGTCGTTGCCGTTGGCGTAGAGCAGCAGCATGAGCAGGACGATCATGCCGACGTACTGCGCCGCTTCGAGCACCTTGTCGCTCACCTTGCGTCCGGAGATCATTTCCCAGAAGGTGAACAGGGCGTGTCCGCCGTCCAGCCCCGGGATGGGCAGAATGTTCATCACCGCGAGGATGATCGACAGGAATGCGGTCTTCATCCAGAAATCCTGCCAGTCCCACGCCGCGGGGAAGATGCTCCCGATGGCGATGAATCCGCCCAGCTCCTCGTACATCTTCGTCTTGGGCTGCACGATCAGTTTCAGTTGTTCCCAGTAGGAGGAGATCACCTCTCCCGTTTTGCGGATGCCCGCCGGGATGGACTCCCGGAGGGTGTACTCCTGCGTGCGCGGGGTGTAGAGGTCCTGCCGCGGCGCGACGCCGATCAGCCCCTCCTCCGATACGGGCAGCGTCATGGTCAGCACCATGTCCCCTTCGCGCAGCGCCTCGATCCGCACCGAGTCCCCGGCGCGCGAGCGGATATACCGCTGGTAGTCGGGAAACTCCGCTCCGCGGAGGTCGTCCACGGCCAGGATTTCGTCGCCCTTCTTCAGGACCGCGGAGGCCGCCGCCGACACCGTGCTGTCCACGATGAACGGGAAGCGCAGGGCGAGGAATCCCTCGTAACCCTTTTTCTGCCGCATGGCGATCAGGTCGTCGAGCGGCAGGTTCAGCGTCACCGCCCGGCCGTCGCGCTCCACCTCCACGCGGCGGTCGTCCTCGGTGATGAGCAGCGAGGAGATGATCTCCTGCACGTTGTCCACCGGCCTCCCGTCGATCGAGAGGATGCGGTCTCCGTCGCGGAATCCCAGCTCGTGCCCCGCCTCGTTGAAGTCGTAGCCCCAGCGGGCGTCTTTGTTCGAGAAGTAGGTGTCGCCCCACGTGTAGCAGATGCCGCAGTAGATCGCCACGGCCAGCACGACGTTCATCACCACGCCGGCGATCATCACCAGGAAGCGCTGCCACGCGGGTTTGGCGCGGAATTCGTCCTGCTGCACGGGGCGTTTCATCTGCTCCTTGTCCATCGACTCGTCGATCATGCCGGCGATCTTGACGTAGCCGCCCAGCGGCAGCCACCCCAGTCCGTATTCGGTGTTTCCGCGTTTGAATTTGAAGAGCGAGAACCACGGGTCGAAGAAGATGTAGAACTTTTCGACGCGGATCCGGAACACGCGCGCCATGATGAAATGCCCCAGCTCGTGAATGCCCACGAGGATGGTGAAACAGAGGAAAAACTGAAGAATCTTGATTGCTATGTCCATTGTGCGTATCGGTTACAGTTCGAGAAATTCGGCGGCCAGCGCGCGGGCTTCGGCATCGGCCGCGGCGTAGTCGTCGAGCGTGGGGGAGGCGACGAACGAGGCGTGTTCGAGCGCATGGCGGATCGCCCGCACGATGTCGAGCCAGGCGCACCGCCGCGCGAGGAAGGCTCCCACGGCCGTTTCGTTCGCGCCGTTCATCGTGCACGCCGCCGTGCCGCCGCGGCGCAGGCAGTCGTAGGCGATCTCCAGCGCCGGGTACTTCTCGCGGTCCACCGCCGCGAAGGTGAGCTGCGAGTGGGCCAGGAAGTCGAAGCGCTCGCCCGGCCGTGCGGCCCGGTCGGGGTACATGAGGGCGTAGCTGATGGGCATGCGCATGTCGGGCGTTCCGAGCTGCGCCTTGATCGCACCGTCCTCGAACTCGACCATCGAGTGAACGATCGACTGCGGGTGCAGCACCACGTCGATCCGCTCGGCGGGCGTGCCGAAGAGCCAGTGGGCCTCGATCACCTCGAAGCCCTTGTTCACGAGCGTCGAGGAGTCGATCGTGATCTTCGCGCCCATCCGCCATTGGGGATGGCGCAGCGCCTGTTCCACGGTGACGCCGGCCAGCTCCTCGCGTCTGAGGTCGCGGAACGCCCCGCCGCTGCACGTGACGATCAGCCGCCGCACCGGGGCGCGTTCGCCCGCGAGACACTGGAATATGGCCGAGTGCTCCGAGTCGATCGGGACGATCGGCGCGCGGTGTTTCCGTGCCAGCGGCATCACGCAGGCGCCGCCCACCACGAGCGACTCCTTGTTGGCCAGCGCCAGCTTCTTGCCCGCTCCGATGGCGGCCACCGTGGGCGCCAGTCCGGCGTATCCCACCAGCGCGTTCACCACGACCTCCGTGTCCCCCGCGGCGGCCAGCTGCGCCACGGCCTCCTCGCCGGCATACACCTTCGTGTCGGTGCCGGCGAGCGCGTCGCGCAGCGGCGCATAGTGCCGTTCGTCGGCTATCGCCACGGCGTCGGCGTCGAACTCCCGGGCCTGCTCGGCGAGCCGCTCCCAGCGGCTGCGGGCCGTCAGTACGCGGGCTTCGAACCGTTCGGGATTCTCCCGCACGATGTCGAGCGTCTGTTCGCCGATCGAGCCGGTCGAACCCAGAATGGCAAGTCGTTGTCTCATGGTCTTCAGAATACGATATAACTCTCCGGATCGACCGGTTTCCCGTCGCTCCACAATTCGAATTCGAACATGCGCACCTCGCCGTTCTCGGCTTCGGAGTTGTAACCCACCAGCTCGCCCGGGCGGAGCGTCTGCCCCGGAGCCGCGAGCGACTGCGAAAGGTTGCGATAGACCGACAGCAGGCCGCCGCGGTGCTGCATGATGACCGTGTAGCCCCGCTCGGGGGTCCAGAGGCTCTGCACCACCGTCCCGCCGTCCACGGCCGCGATGCGGTCGGAGGCCGCCGCGGCGATCTTCACCCCGAAACGGCCCTGCGAGATGTCGAAACGCTCGGTGATGATCCCCTCGACGGGTTTCGCCAGCTCGATCGCTTCGCGTATCCTGCGCCGCGAGTCGCTGCCCCGCCCCGCGAGCGAGTAGGGGCCGTCGCCCTCCATCTGGGCGCGCAGGAGCGAATCCTCGGCCGACGGCATCACGAGCACCTTGCTCGCGCGCGTGCTGTCGCTTCCCGGCAGGGTCCGCGCTACGGGGGTGTTGCCCTCCAGAATCATGGCGATATTCTCGTTGTAGGTCATCATGTCGTTCATCATGCGCTCCATCGAGTCCAGACGGATGATGTTCTGGATGAGGCTCTCGCGCGAACGGTCCGCCTCGGTCCGGTAGCCGGGCAGGAACTCCAGCACGGGCGAATAGGCCACCAGCGAGAGCGTGAGGATGAAGAGCACCAGCACGAAGGCCACCAGTCCGGCCAGCAGGCTGGCCGGGGAGACGTGCACGTGCCACTCCTCGCTGTTGTCCGTGGCGTTGAGCATGTTGAAGCGGCGTTTGCGGAACAGTCCGCGCCACCATGCCCGGACGGATTTTATCGTTTTCATCGTTCGGAAACCTTTGCGTTCAATCCCACAAATATAGTATAAGCCGTGCGGACTGCCAAATTTATTTCTTCCCGCCGCTCCTGCGGACGGAATCGTTTGCAGGTCCCGCTATTTTTCCTATCTTTGCATGATCCGACTTCGAATCAACGTCGAAACTAACGATAAAAGTATGGTAAAACCTGCACTTCTCGTACTCGCCGCGGGCATGGGTTCCCGCTACGGGTCGCTCAAACAGATGGACGGCGTGGGTCCCAACCGCGAGGCCATCATCGACTATTCGGTCTATGACGCCATCCGCGCCGGCTTCGGCAAGGTGGTCTTCGTCATCCGCCACTCCTTCGCCGACGAGTTCCGCGAGGTCTTCTCGGCCGACCGCTTCGGCGGCCGCATCGCCGTGGAGTATGTCTTTCAGGAGCTGGACAGCCTGCCCGAAGGGCTGACGGTCCCCGAAGGCCGCGTGAAGCCGTGGGGCACGAACCACGCCGTGATGATGGCCTCCGGGGTCATCCGCGAACCGTTCGCCGTCATCAACGCCGACGACTTCTACGGCGCCGAAGCCTACCGCACCATCGGCGACTACCTCTCGCAGTTGGGCGACAGCCGCAACCGCTACTGCATGGTGGCCTACGATCTCGACCGGACGCTTTCGGACAACGGAACCGTCTCGCGCGGCGTCTGCGGCGTCGATGCCGAGGGCAACCTCGTTTCGATGGTCGAGCGCACGCAGATCGAGCGGATGCCCGACGGCCGTATCGTCTTCCACGACGGCGGAGCCGACGAGCCGCTGGCGGAGAACACCCCCGTGTCGATGAACCTCTTCGGATTCACGCCCGACTATTTCGCCTATTCGCAGGAGTATTTCCCGGTGTGGTTCGAGGCCAACCGGTCCAATCCGAAGGCCGAGTTCTACATCCCTACGGTGGTGAACAGGCTCATCGGCGACGGTACGGCTTCGCTGCGCGTGCTGCGCTCCGCAGCCCAATGGCACGGCGTCACCTACAAGGAGGACAAGCCGGCGCTCATGGCCGCCATCGAGCGGATGATCGCCAAGGGCCGTTACCCGCGCGATCTGTGGAAGTGACTTCCCGCGCCGTCGTGCCGGAGGGATCCTGCCGCGGCGCGCGAAATTTCCGGACCGTCTCCTGCGCGGAGCGGTCCGGATTTTTTTCGGAAAAAATCGTATCTTTGGCCTCCGGAATCCGGACCCGAACCGGGATTCCCCCAAAACGCAATGCCGATGAATCAGCATCCCGAATGGAGCTACGGGGCCGTGCTCTATGAAATGAACGTGCGCCAGCTCACGCCCGAAGGCACGTTGCGCGCCGCTGCCGCGCGGCTGGAATTCCTGCGCGATCTGGGCGTCGATGCCGTGTGGCTCATGCCCATCTACCCGATCGGGGAGAAGAACCGCAAGGGCACGCTCGGCTCCTACTATTCGATCCGCGACTACTGCGCCGTCAATCCCGAGCTGGGCACGATGGACGATTTCGACGATTTCGTGGCCGAAGCGCACCGCCTCGGCATGAAGGTGCTCATGGACTGGGTGGCCAACCACACTTCGCGCGATGCGCGGTGGATCGCCGGGAAGCCCGCCTCGTGGTACGAGCGCGACGCCTCGGGCGAGCCCGCCGTGCCGTGGGACTGGACCGATACGGCCAAGCTCGACTATGCGAACCGCGACGTATGGGAGGCCCAGGCCGCGGCCATGGAGTTCTGGATCGCGCGGCACGCCGTGGACGGCTTCCGCTGCGATATGGCGATGCTCGTGCCGATCGGGTTCTGGCAGTACGCCGCCGCGCGCCTGCGCCGCGTGAAGCCCGACCTGTTCCTGCTGGCCGAGGCCGAACAGCGGAACCTCTTCGACGACGGCGTGTTCGACGCCTGCTACGGGTGGGAGATGCATCACCTGCTCAACGACGTGGCGCAGCAGCGCGTGCGGGTCACGGCGCTGCGCGACTGGCTCCGCGCCGACCGCGGCCGCTATCCCCGCTCGGCCATGCGGCTGGCCTTCACCTCGAACCACGACGAGAATTCGTGGAACGGTTCGGAGTTCGCCCGCATGGGGGCCGCGCGGGGCATCATGGCGGCGTTCACCTTCGTCGTTCCGGGCGGCCTGCCGCTGATCTATACCGGGCAGGAGGTGGGCTACGACCATTCGTTCGCCTTCTTCGACCGCGACCCGATTCCTGCGGAATCCTACCGGGCCAACGCCTACACGGAGTTCTACCGCCGCCTGACGGAGCTGCGCCATGCCAATCCGGCCCTCGCGGCGGGCGGGCGGGGCGGCGACATGGTCGAGATCAGCAACAACGCCGAGGACTGCCTGATGACCTTCGTGCGCGAGGTTCCCGGCAACCAGGTCGTCGCCGTGATGAACCTTTCGCCCTACGCGATCGAGACCGATTACTATACGGGCATCTACGCCGGCATGTACACCGACGCCCTGACGGGCCGCCCCAGCGAACTGCGGGGGCACGTCGTAGAGCCGATGGGACCGTGGAGCTACCGGATTCTGACCCGGTAGCGGTTCTGCGGATTTTTCGTATCTTTGCCCCCGATGAAACGATCGCTGCTTTTCTGCCTGCTCTTTCTGGCGGCCGCGGTTCCTGCCGCCGCCGGGACCTACCGCGTGGAGGAGATTCCCCATGTCCAGCGCGCCGACCGCCGCCGCTACGTCTCGAATCCCGACGGGATTCTCTCCCCGGAGGCCGTGGCGCGCATCGACGCCGTGTGCGCCTCGCTCCGCGAGCGGGGGCTGGCCCAGGTGGCCGTCGTCGCCGTGGACGACATTGCCGGCGGCGATAC from Alistipes dispar carries:
- a CDS encoding lactate utilization protein yields the protein MQTNQTTKTERNDTADQTARLARCAEALRRHGFEAVVTKDAQEAFERLRAAVEAEMPELVSFGDSMTMRDTGIVEWLRRDGRWRLLDGFDASMPRPERLEIRRQALLSDLFVTGINAVTEEGTLHWLDMVGNRIAPVAFGPRKVLLVAGRNKIVADRREAEERIRRIAAPQNIARHPGFRTPCAKTGVCMDCNSPDRICNTRMEMLRCHPAGRVLVVLIDEDRGL
- a CDS encoding sugar O-acetyltransferase, with protein sequence MTEMEKMLAGEPFDFTAPDVAESLRRRRVNQAHFNAVSFDDGKAYDEALSALIPHRHPTARIMPPFYCDHGHRIQLGEGVFINAGCTFLDCGGITVGDHTLIGPGCRICTPQHPIDFEERRKPVETGLPITIGEDCWLGAGVTVCPGVRIGARSIIGAGSVVVHDIPEDSLAAGNPAVVKRKLR
- the rseP gene encoding RIP metalloprotease RseP, yielding MDIAIKILQFFLCFTILVGIHELGHFIMARVFRIRVEKFYIFFDPWFSLFKFKRGNTEYGLGWLPLGGYVKIAGMIDESMDKEQMKRPVQQDEFRAKPAWQRFLVMIAGVVMNVVLAVAIYCGICYTWGDTYFSNKDARWGYDFNEAGHELGFRDGDRILSIDGRPVDNVQEIISSLLITEDDRRVEVERDGRAVTLNLPLDDLIAMRQKKGYEGFLALRFPFIVDSTVSAAASAVLKKGDEILAVDDLRGAEFPDYQRYIRSRAGDSVRIEALREGDMVLTMTLPVSEEGLIGVAPRQDLYTPRTQEYTLRESIPAGIRKTGEVISSYWEQLKLIVQPKTKMYEELGGFIAIGSIFPAAWDWQDFWMKTAFLSIILAVMNILPIPGLDGGHALFTFWEMISGRKVSDKVLEAAQYVGMIVLLMLLLYANGNDIYRFFIK
- a CDS encoding 1-deoxy-D-xylulose-5-phosphate reductoisomerase; this translates as MRQRLAILGSTGSIGEQTLDIVRENPERFEARVLTARSRWERLAEQAREFDADAVAIADERHYAPLRDALAGTDTKVYAGEEAVAQLAAAGDTEVVVNALVGYAGLAPTVAAIGAGKKLALANKESLVVGGACVMPLARKHRAPIVPIDSEHSAIFQCLAGERAPVRRLIVTCSGGAFRDLRREELAGVTVEQALRHPQWRMGAKITIDSSTLVNKGFEVIEAHWLFGTPAERIDVVLHPQSIVHSMVEFEDGAIKAQLGTPDMRMPISYALMYPDRAARPGERFDFLAHSQLTFAAVDREKYPALEIAYDCLRRGGTAACTMNGANETAVGAFLARRCAWLDIVRAIRHALEHASFVASPTLDDYAAADAEARALAAEFLEL
- a CDS encoding murein hydrolase activator EnvC family protein, which gives rise to MKTIKSVRAWWRGLFRKRRFNMLNATDNSEEWHVHVSPASLLAGLVAFVLVLFILTLSLVAYSPVLEFLPGYRTEADRSRESLIQNIIRLDSMERMMNDMMTYNENIAMILEGNTPVARTLPGSDSTRASKVLVMPSAEDSLLRAQMEGDGPYSLAGRGSDSRRRIREAIELAKPVEGIITERFDISQGRFGVKIAAAASDRIAAVDGGTVVQSLWTPERGYTVIMQHRGGLLSVYRNLSQSLAAPGQTLRPGELVGYNSEAENGEVRMFEFELWSDGKPVDPESYIVF
- a CDS encoding nucleotidyltransferase family protein, which gives rise to MVKPALLVLAAGMGSRYGSLKQMDGVGPNREAIIDYSVYDAIRAGFGKVVFVIRHSFADEFREVFSADRFGGRIAVEYVFQELDSLPEGLTVPEGRVKPWGTNHAVMMASGVIREPFAVINADDFYGAEAYRTIGDYLSQLGDSRNRYCMVAYDLDRTLSDNGTVSRGVCGVDAEGNLVSMVERTQIERMPDGRIVFHDGGADEPLAENTPVSMNLFGFTPDYFAYSQEYFPVWFEANRSNPKAEFYIPTVVNRLIGDGTASLRVLRSAAQWHGVTYKEDKPALMAAIERMIAKGRYPRDLWK
- a CDS encoding alpha-amylase family glycosyl hydrolase, translating into MNQHPEWSYGAVLYEMNVRQLTPEGTLRAAAARLEFLRDLGVDAVWLMPIYPIGEKNRKGTLGSYYSIRDYCAVNPELGTMDDFDDFVAEAHRLGMKVLMDWVANHTSRDARWIAGKPASWYERDASGEPAVPWDWTDTAKLDYANRDVWEAQAAAMEFWIARHAVDGFRCDMAMLVPIGFWQYAAARLRRVKPDLFLLAEAEQRNLFDDGVFDACYGWEMHHLLNDVAQQRVRVTALRDWLRADRGRYPRSAMRLAFTSNHDENSWNGSEFARMGAARGIMAAFTFVVPGGLPLIYTGQEVGYDHSFAFFDRDPIPAESYRANAYTEFYRRLTELRHANPALAAGGRGGDMVEISNNAEDCLMTFVREVPGNQVVAVMNLSPYAIETDYYTGIYAGMYTDALTGRPSELRGHVVEPMGPWSYRILTR